GCGAAGGCCGGCCCGTCCCACGGGCCGGCCTTTTTTTGGGACATGTCCGGGGGCGGATGCCGTGCGCCCTTCCCCGGCTCACAACCGTCTCGCCAGGACCGGGCGGACGTGCTTATAGGGAAGCAATCGGGCGGGTGCGCGAGGGGGAATTCGCGCCCCGCGGCCCCAGAGGGGGGAACGGATGATCTTGTCGCTTCTGTCGGCGCACCTCGCCTCCTCCATCGTGGCCGCGAGCTTGTTCGCCGGCATCGTTCCCTCCCCCCAGGCCACGCCCGCCTCCGACCCCGCTTTGGTGGAGACCAAGGTTGCCGAGGTGAGCGGCTGGACCGTGAATGCGGTGAGCGTCGACGGCCAGTATGTGCGATGCGCCGCCACCCCGCCCGCCGCCGTGGACCTTGCCGCCGCGCTGGAAAAGTCCAGCGAGGGCTGGACCTTGCTCGTCCCCTCCGCCGCGCCCGGCGACGAGGTGAAGGGCCGCATCGAGGTGGACGGAAAGACGACCAAATCCACCTTCTATCGCATGGACGATGAGCGCCTGGGCACCTTCCTGAAGGAGGGCCAGATCAAGGCCATGCGCACCGCGAAGGTCTTGACCGTGGTGATCGGGCCCGAGCAGACCAAGCTGCCCCTGGAGGGCATCTCGGCCGTGCTCACCGCCCTCGCCGCCTGCGACAAGAAGGGCGGGGCCTGAAAGCCCCCGCCTCCATTGCAGGCGACCGACCGGCCTCCTCGCCTCACACCGGACGGTTCTCGCCGGGATCGCGCACCGGCCCCATCAGGGCGAGCCCTTCTGCGATGGTCAGCTCCGGCCACTTGGCGGAGAACTTGGCCGCCTTGTCGGCGATGAAATCCTGCTTTCCAGCGGTATCCAGCTTCTTCAGATCGTTCTTCTCGATCTTCAGCAGCTCCAGCAGCTCGTTATAGACGGTGGCCTCATCGATGGGCACGACAAGGAAGGTCGCCCCGCCGAGCGCCACCTTGAACTTCTTGTCCAAGGGAATGTTGTTGCAGAAGAGGAAATATTTCCCCTCCGGCGAGAGCGTCTCGCCCAGGACATCCGCGAGGATCCCCGCATATTCAAAGGACAGGAGATAGGCCGCGAAGAAGGAGATGGTCCCCTCCCCTTCCCGGCTCACCGAGAGCACCTGGTCCACCGCCAGCTCCGGCGGCCGCTTCTCGCCCGCCACCGTGGGGGTGAACTTGAGCGCCAGCTCCCCCCGGAAGCCGAACCGCCCCGGCTTGTGCGTCGGCCCCTTCAGCACCGGGTTGAGAAGCCGCCCCTCGCTTTCAAGGCGGGCGAAGGCGGTCTGATCGATGAGCGTCATGGTGAAGTCCTTCTCAAGTAAAGCCGGCTGAGCCGGTGCAAGTTCGGCACCAGCGCCATAAGCCCAGAACCGCGTTGTTCCGCGCCTGGAGAAGGCCCGCCAAGCCGAGTTCAGCAGCCATTTCCGGGCCCTGTCCGACATCCCTGTCGCTCACCCGACAAAGCCGTCCGACACGCCTGGAGGGGTAGGCACAAGGCGACACGGCTTTTCGGAAACGCACATGGCTGTCGTGTTTTGTCGTGTTCGAGACAGCCCCCACGCCGCCGCCGTTCGATCGACGGAAGCAAGCAAGCCATTGTTGCAATTCACTTTTCAAAACTGGCCCGGAGCCCTCCGGCGCTTGGCACGGCGGTTGCGGAAGGAAGTGCGGTGGCGGCGAGCGCCGCGCGCCAATGGTGGCATCGCAAGATGTCGAAACAACCAAGTGGGGTTTGACCATGGCCGGTCTGCGCCAAATTGCTTTCTACGGGAAAGGTGGCATTGGTAAATCCACCACCTCCCAGAATACTCTCGCCGCGCTCGTCGAGATGGGTCAGAAGATCCTGATCGTCGGCTGCGATCCCAAGGCGGATTCCACCCGCCTGATCTTGAACGCGAAGGCCCAGGACACTGTCCTGTCCCTCGCGGCCGAGGCCGGCTCCGTGGAAGATCTTGAGCTCGAGGACGTGCTCAAGATCGGCTACAAGGGCATCAAGTGCGTCGAGTCCGGCGGTCCCGAGCCGGGCGTCGGCTGCGCCGGACGCGGCGTCATTACTTCGATCAACTTCCTCGAAGAGAATGGCGCCTATGATGATGTGGACTATGTGTCCTACGACGTGCTCGGCGACGTGGTGTGCGGCGGCTTCGCCATGCCCATTCGCGAGAACAAGGCGCAGGAAATCTACATCGTCATGTCCGGTGAGATGATGGCCCTCTATGCGGCCAACAATATCGCCAAGGGCATTCTCAAGTACGCCCATTCCGGCGGCGTGCGCCTGGGCGGGCTCATCTGCAACGAGCGCCAGACCGACCGCGAGTGGGACCTGGCCGATGCCCTGGCCAAGCGCCTGAATTCGCAGCTCATCCATTTCGTGCCGCGCGACAACATCGTCCAGCACGCCGAGCTGCGCCGCCAGACCGTGATCGAATACGCGCCCGACAGCAAGCAGGCGCAAGAATATCGTACCCTGGCGAACAAGGTTCATGGCAATGCGGGCAAGGGTACCATCCCGACCCCCATCACCATGGAAGAACTGGAAGAGATGTTGCTGGACTTCGGCATCATGAAGACCGAGGAACAGCAGCTCGCCGAGCTCGCCGCCAAGGAAGCCGCCAAGGCCGCCGCCGCGGCCGTCTGACCCAACGCGGCCCGGCACCCCGCCGGGCCGCCCCGCCGCTCACTTTGAGAGGTCGACTGCCATGAGCCTCGATTATGAAAACGACGGCGCGCTCCACGAGAAGATCATCGAGGACGTGCTGTCCGCCTATCCCGACAAATTCGCCAAGCGCCGGCGCAAGCATTTGTCCGTCGCCAAGGGCGTCGACGAAGTCGAAGAGACGCCCGAGGGCGAGGAGAAGCTCCTCACCGAATGTGATGTGAAGTCCAACATCAAGTCCATCCCGGGCGTGATGACAATCCGCGGCTGCGCCTATGCTGGATCGAAGGGCGTGGTGTGGGGTCCCATCAAGGACATGGTCCACATCTCCCACGGACCTGTTGGCTGCGGCCAGTATTCCTGGTCCCAGCGCCGCAACTATTATATCGGCACGACGGGCATCGACACCTTCGTGACCATGCAGTTCACGTCCGACTTCCAGGAGAAGGACATCGTCTTCGGCGGCGACAAGAAGCTCGACAAGGTCATCACCGAGATCGAGAACCTGTTCCCGCTCAATCACGGCGTCACCATCCAGTCGGAATGCCCCATCGGCCTGATCGGCGACGATATTGAGGCCGTGGCGAAGAAGAAGAACAAGGAAATCGGCAAGACCATCGTGCCCGTCCGGTGCGAAGGCTTCCGGGGCGTTTCTCAATCGCTCGGCCATCACATCGCCAACGATGCGATCCGGGATTGGGTGTTCGAGAAGCAGGACGGCACGCTGGAGTTCGAGACTTCGCCTTATGACGTCAATGTCATCGGCGACTACAATATCGGCGGCGACGCCTGGGCGTCCCGTATCCTTCTGGAAGAAATGGGCCTGCGCATCGTCGGCAACTGGTCGGGCGACGCAACGCTCGCCGAGATCGAGCGGGCGCCCAAGGCCAAGCTCAACCTGATCCATTGCTACCGGTCGATGAACTATATCTGCCGCTACATGGAAGAGAAGTATTCGATCCCGTGGATGGAATACAATTTCTTCGGCCCCTCCCAGATCGCTGCCTCGCTGCGCAAGATTGCCAAGCATTATGGGCCGGAGATCGAGGAAAAGGCCGAGGCCGTGATCGCCAAGTACCAGCCTCTGGTCGATGCAGTCATCGCCAAGTACCGGCCGCGGCTCGAAGGCAAGAAGGTGATGCTCTATGTGGGTGGCCTGCGCCCCCGCCACGTCATCACCGCCTATGAGGACCTGGGCATGGAAATCGCCGGAACGGGCTACGAGTTCGCCCATAACGACGACTACCAGCGCACCGGACATTACGTGAAGGACGGCACGCTCATTTATGACGACGTGACCGGCTACGAACTGGAGAAGTTCATCGAGAAGATCCGCCCGGATCTGGTGGGCTCCGGCATCAAGGAAAAGTATCCGGTGCAGAAGATGGGTATTCCCTTCCGCCAGATGCATTCCTGGGACTATTCGGGCCCCTATCACGGCTATGACGGCTTCGCCATCTTCGCCCGCGACATGGACTTGGCCATCAACAATCCGGTCTGGGGCCTGTTCGATCCGCCCTGGAAGAAGAAGGACGCCGCCCCGCTGCTCCAGGCGGCGGAGTGACATCCCCCTCCGGCCTGCGCCGCGCGGGCCGGATCTAACCCTTTGATCCGCAAGGATCACCAGCGTGCCATTGGGCGCGGACGGGTGACCCTTGCCTGAGCCGAACCCGGCCGCCCCTTGCGGGGAGACCGTCCTAATCCCGAGCCGTGTGCCGCCGTATGGCGCGGCCACGCCGAACAGGACAGGAGTTGACCATGCCGCAATCAGCCGACCGCGTGCTCGACCACGCCCCGCTGTTCCGCGAGCCCGAATATCAGGAAATGTTCGCGCGCAAGCGGGAAGAATTCGAGTGCCCCGCCTCCAATGAATCCGTGGACGCGCAGCGCGAATATGCCAAGAGCTGGGAGTATCGCGAGAAGAACCTCGCCCGCGAAGCCCTGGTGGTAAATCCCGCCAAGGCCTGCCAGCCGCTTGGCGCGGTGTTTGCCTCCGCCGGCTTTGAGAAGACCATGAGCTTCGTCCATGGCTCCCAAGGATGCGTCGCCTATTACCGTTCGCACCTGTCGCGTCACTTCAAGGAGCCGTCTTCCGCGGTCTCCTCTTCCATGACGGAAGACGCGGCGGTGTTCGGCGGTCTCAACAACATGATCGACGGCCTGGCGAACACCTATTCGCTCTACGAGCCGAAGATGATCGCGGTCTCCACCACCTGCATGGCGGAAGTCATCGGCGATGACCTCCAATCCTTCATCACCAATGCCAAGAACAAGGGCTCGGTGCCGCAGGATTTCGACGTGCCCCACGCCCACACGCCCGCCTTCGTCGGCAGCCATGTGGACGGCTACGACAACATGATCAAGGGCATCCTCGAGCACTTCTGGAAGGACAAGGAGCGCGTCGCGGGTGAAAAGATCACCATCATTCCCGGCTTTGACGGCTTCTGCGTGGGGAATAACCGCGAGCTGAAGCGCATGCTCGACCTGATCGGCGTCGACTATACGCTGCTCCAGGACGCCTCCGACACCTATGACACGCCCTCCGACGGCGAGTTCCGCATGTATTCCGGCGGCACAACGCTGGAAGACACCGCCGATGCTCTGAACGCCAAGGCGACGCTCTCGCTGCAGAAATACTGCACCCGCAAGACGCTCGACTATGTGGCGACCAAGGGCCAGGAGGTCGTCAACTTCCACTATCCGCTCGGCATTCGCGGCACGGACGAGCTGCTGTTCAAGATTTCCGAGCTGACCGGCAAGGAGATCCCGCAGGCGCTTACCCTGGAGCGCGGCCGCCTCATCGACGCCATGGCCGACAGCCAGTCCTGGCTGCACGGCAAGAAGTACGCGATCTTCGGCGATCCGGATGTGGTCTATGGCCTCACCCGCTTCATCCTGGAGACTGGCGGCGAGCCGATCCATTGCCTGGCCACCAACGGCACCAAGCAGTGGGAAGAAGAGATGAAGGAGCTTCTCGCCTCCTCGCCCTTCGGTGCGTCGGGCCAGGTCTGGGCAGGCAAGGATCTGTGGCATCTGCGCTCGCTGCTCTTCACCGAGCCGGTGGACTTCATCCTTGGAAATTCCTACGCTAAGTATCTGGAGCGCGACACCAAGACCCCGCTCATCCGCACGGCCTTCCCGATCTTCGACCGGCATCATCATCACCGCTTCCCGGTGATGGGCTACCAGGGTGGCCTGCGCCTGCTGACGACGATCCTCGACAAGATCTTCGACACGCTGGACCAGGAAACCATCGTACCAGCCAAGACCGACTATTCGTTCGACCTGACCCGTTGAACCCGAGGCGGGTCCGCCCGCCCGCCCACGAGACCCGTCGCCGCACAATTTCTGCCCCCCATCGCTCGCGGCGACGTTCCTTGCGCTCCCGGACATAAGGTCCGGGAGCGTCTTTCAAGTCATCAGGATCGCGCCGGAGGGCATGGCCATGCTCAAGGACAAGATCGCCGACGTCTTCAACGAGCCAGGTTGCGACAAGAACCAGGCCAAGGGCGCGAAAGAGCGCAAGAAGGGTTGCTCGAAACCGCTAACGCCCGGCGCCGCAGCCGGCGGCTGCGCGTTTGACGGCGCGAAGATCGTGCTCCAGCCCATCACCGATGTCGCACATCTGATCCACGCCCCGCTCGCCTGCGAAGGCAACAGCTGGGACAATCGCGGCGCCGGCTCCTCGGGCTCCGATCTGTGGCGGCGTTCCTTCACCACGGACCTCACCGAGCTGGACGTGGTGATGGGCAATGGCGAGAAGAAGCTCTACAAGGCCGTGCGCGAGATCGCGCAGCGCTTCAATCCCCCCGCTATCTTCGTCTATTCCACCTGCGTGACGGCGCTGATCGGCGACGACATCGAGGCGGTGTGCAAGGCGGCCTCGGCCAAATATGGCCTGCCCGTTGTGCCGGTGAACGCGCCGGGCTTCGTGGGCTCGAAAAATCTGGGCAACAAGCTCGCCGGCGAGGCCCTGCTCGACCATGTGATCGGCACGGTGGAACCAGACGATGCCGGCCCCCTCGACATCAATATTCTCGGCGAATTCAATCTTTCCGGCGAGTTCTGGGCGGTGAAGCCGCTGTTCGAGAAGCTCGGCATCCGCATCCGCGCCTGCATTCCCGGCGACGCGCGCTATCACGAAGTGGCCGCCGCCCACACCGCGCGGGCGACCATGATGGAATGCTCGACCGCGCTCATCAATCTCGCCCGCAAGATGGAGGAGCGCTGGGGCATCCCCTTCTTCGAGGGCTCTTTCTACGGCATTTCCGACACCTCGGAGGCGCTGCGTCAGACCGCCCGTCTCCTGGTCCAACGGGGCGCGGACGCCGCCCTTCTGGAGCGCACCGAGGCCCTGATCGCGCAGGAAGAGGCCCGAGCCTGGGCGCGGCTGGAGACGTTCCGCCCCCGCCTCCAGGGCAAGCGGGTGCTGCTGAATACCGGGGGCGTGAAGTCCTGGTCGGTGGTGGCGGCGCTGATGGAGATCGGCATCGAGATCGTCGGCACCTCGGTGAAGAAGTCCACGATCGAGGACAAGGAGCGCATCAAGCAGCTTCTGAAAGACGAGAACCACATGTTCGATAGCATGGCGCCGCGTGATCTCTACGCGATGCTCGCGTCCAACAAGGCGGACATCATGCTCTCAGGCGGGCGCACCCAGTTCATCGCGCTCAAAGCCAAGATGCCCTGGCTGGACATCAACCAGGAACGCCATTTCCCCTATGCGGGCTATGACGGCATGGTGGAATTGGTGAAGCGCATCGACATCGCCATCTCCAATCCCATGTGGGCCGAAGTGCGTGAGCCCGCCCCTTGGGATGGGCAAGGCAATCTCTTGTCCGGCCCGGGCGGGCCAGTTGGCGAGGGCCTGGGCGAAGGCGGCGGCGAGGATCCCCATTTCCTCGCCCATACCCGCAAGAAGTTCGCCGGCGCCGGTGCCGACGACCTGGCCGAATGCTGAGGGCGCCGCCATGACCAACGTCACGCCCCTTCTGAAGGCCGCCGCCATCAACCCCTTGAAGTCGTCCCAGCCTTTGGGCGCCGCGCTTGCCTATCTCGGCGTCGACGGCGCCATGCCGCTGTTCCACGGCTCGCAGGGCTGCACGTCCTTCGCGCTCGTCCTGCTGGTGCGCCACTTCAAGGAGACCATCCCGCTCCAGACCACCGCCATGGACGAGGTGGCGACCGTGCTGGGCGGAGCCGATCATCTGGAAGAGGCCATCCTCAACCTGAAGACACGCACAAAGCCGAGCCTCATCGGGATCTGCACCACCGCCTTGGTTGAGACGCGCGGCGAGGATTTCGCCAGCGACCTCAAGCTCATCCGCGCGCGCAACGCGGAAGCGCTCCAGGGCACAGAGGTGGTGCTCGCCCAGACCCCGGACTTCGAGGGCGCCATGGAAGAGGGCTGGTCCAAGGCCGTCCTGTCCATGGTGGAGGCCCTGGTGCCGCACAATGGGGACCGGGTGGTGAGCCTCAACCAGGTGAACATCCTCCCCGGCTGGCATCACACAGTGGCGGACCTCGAATATATCCGGGAGACCGTGGAGGCCTTCGGGCTCGATCCCATCATCCTGCCCGATATTTCCGGCTCGCTGGATGGCACGGTGCCCGACCGCTGGGTGCCCACCGCCTATGGCGGCACGCTGGTGCCCGACATCCGCGCCATGGGCCGCTCGGTGCATACCATCGTGCTGGCGGAACATGTGCGCGATGCGGCGGCGGCCATCGAGGAACGGGCGGGCGTGCCCTTCACGCTGTTCGAGACCCTGACGGGGCTGAAGCCGGCGGACCGTTTCATCAGCCTGCTCGCCCAGCTTTCCGGGCGGCCGGTGCCCGCCAAGCTCCGGCGCCAGCGCAGCCAGCTCCAGGATGCCTTGCTGGACGGGCATTTCCATTTCGGTGGCCAGAAGATCGCCATCGCCGCCGAGCCGGACCTGCTGTTCGCCCTGTCGACCTTCTTCGTGGGTCTCGGCGCCACGGTGGAGGTGGCGGTGACCACCACGGGCGCCAACCCCATCCTGCGCAAGGTGCCCACGGCCGAGGTGCTGGTGGGCGATCTCCAGGACCTGGAAGACCGGGCGGCGGGCTGCGATCTCCTCGTCACCCACAGCCATGGCCGCCAGGCCTCCGAACGCCTCGCCATTCCGCTCATGCGGGCGGGCTTTCCCATCTTCGACCGGCTCGGCAGCCAGCACCGCCTGACCATCGGCCATGAAGGCACGCGGAACCTCATCTTCGAGGTGTCCAACATCTTCCAGGCCAGCCGGCACGAGCCGACCCCACAATCCCTCAACCCGTTCCGTGATCGCGGAGAGACCGATGACAGCCACGCGCAGACTGCGGCTCGTTGAGACCGAAGAGGCGGCCGCCCCGCGCACGGGGCCAGCCGTCCGGGTCGCCATCGCCACCCAGGACATGAAGGGCCTGAACGCCCATTTCGGCTCGGCCAAGAAGTTCGCCGTCTATGACGTGACGGTGGATGGCTGGTCCTTCGTGGAAACCGTGGCGTTCGACCAGGTCTCGGACGAAGGCGGCAAGCACCAGACCGACGGCGACGACAAGATCACGCCCAAGGTGGAGGCGCTGCGCGGCTGCCACCTCCTGTTCTGCCTCGCCATTGGCGGACCGTCCGCAGCCAAGGTGGTCACCGCCAAGATCCACCCCATTAAGATCGCCCAGGCCCAGCCCATCGACGTGGTGCTGGAGCGCACCCGCGAGATGCTGGCCGGCTCGCCGCCGCCCTGGCTGCGCAAGGTGCTGGCCGAAGCCGGCGCCGTCGCGCCCAAGCCCTCTTTCATCGACGACGAAGACTGAACAACGAGGAGCATGCCATGACCGACGCCGCTGTGCTTGAAGGGGTCGACGCCGATGGCGCGGCCCTCGCCACGCCCTTCCTGAAATCCCTGGTGCGCCTGATGCGCGCCCAGGACACCTATGGCAGCTGGGAGGGTCGGTCCGACGCCCTGCTGCTGAAGGATTTCATCCTCACCAAGGAGCAGCGCCGGCAGATCCCCATCATGGGCGATCCCGACCCCGACGTGCTGTGGCGGGTGGAGATGTTCTACACCGCCGTGGGCCTCGCTATCGAGGCGGAAACCGGCCTGATCGCCAGCCCCATGATGAAGATGAGCCACGAGGGCTTCGGCCGCGTGCTGCTCACCGCCGGCAAGCTGGTGGTGCTCTCCAAGCACCTGCGGGACGTGCACCGGTTCGGCTTCGAGACCCTGTCCAAGCTGGCGGAGGCCGGCTCCAAGGCCCTCGCCGACGCGGTGGATGCCATCAACACCTATCCCGAAGTCGCCCGCATCTGAGAGGAGGCGCCCATGTCCGACGTCGACACCCTGAAGGCGGAGATCAAGAAGCTCTCCTCCAAGTCCGTCACCTGGAAGATGAACCTGCATGACCTGTCCGAGGACCTGCCCACAAACTGGCAGAACATCCTTGAGGTGGCGCAGGAAACCTACGCCACCTTCAAGGCGCTGGATGAGGCCCGCAAGGCCCTCAAAGCGCTGGAATCCCAGGCCGCCTGAACGGCGGCGAACCCGCAACGAGGCCTAGCCAGCAAGGGGATCAGCCATGGCCTATACGACGCGCGACGGCAGCGCCTGGACGCCGGACTATCTGGTCGCCATTGATGAAACCACCTGCATCGGCTGCGGCCGCTGCTACAAGGTGTGCTCGCGGGATGTCATGCATCTGTGGGGCGTGGGCGAGGAAAACGCCATGCTCGGCAAGGTGGATGAGGACGATGACGACGATTTCGACGGCGAGTTGGTCCGCAAGGTGATGGTGGTGGACAATGCGGGGGCCTGCATCGGCTGTGGCGCCTGCTCCCGCGTCTGCCCCAAGAATTGCCAGACCCACGTCACCGCCGACAAGATCGCGGCCTGAGGGAGGCGCAGATGGGCCTCTCCCGCCGCACTCGCTCCGCTCCCGCCATCTATGGCGCGCTGATGGCCGCCCATGAGGCCGGCACGGTTCAGGATGCGGGCATGGGGAGGCATCGGCCAGGAAGCGCGGCCACGGACACGGAGGCCGGTTTCGACGCGCACGTCTTCGCGTCCATCATCGCCATCGCCGCCGCCGAAGCCGACGCGCGTGGCGATGCCCTCGCCGGTCATCTTGGGGTCGGCTGCGCGGACCTGGAGCGTCTCTTCGCCCGCTATTTCTCGCCCCATGCCTTCCTGTCCTTGGGCGTGCCCATCGGCGAGGCGCAGGCGGGCGAAGAAGAGGAGATGCTGTCCGCGTTGCTCCTCGACTACGCCCGGACGATGGAAGCGCGCATCCTGGCGCACATGGTCGCGCGGCGGGCCATGGAGGCAGATCATCTGTGGCAGGATCTCGGCCTCGGCAACCGGGGCGAGCTGTCGCGCCTGCTCGGGCGGCACTTTCCCGTGCTCGCCGCCGGGAACGTGAAAAACATGAAGTGGAAGAAGTACTTCTATCGCCGCCTGTGCGAGGCGGAGGGGTTCGTCCTGTGCTCCGCTCCCTCTTGCCGCGACTGCTCGGACTTCGAGGCCTGCTTCGGCGACGAAAGCGGCGAAAGCCGCCTCGCGCAGCGCCGCCGGGCGGCGCAGCTCGACCTGGCGATTCCGGCCGAGGCGCTCAGTGGTGCGCCTGGAGCCGCCGCATGACCGGCAGCAGCATCAGGAACACCGCCGCCGCTCCAAAGCCCAGCAGCGCCACCTTCGTGTAGACATCCGCGCAGGCCGCCGCATAGGTGGCGATGCTGGCCGCCGCCCCTTCCGGCACCGTGGCGAGCGTCCCGATCCAGCCGGCGGCATAGGCGCCGAAGGAGGTGGAGAGGAACCAGGCGCCATACATGAGGCCCGTCAGAGAGGGCGGCGAGAGGGCCGACACCATGGCGAGCCCCACCGGCGACAGGGACAATTCCCCGCAGGTGAGAAGGAAGATGGCGCCCGCCACCCAGAGCAACGAAGCCGGCTGCCCCGAGGAGGCCGAATAGGCCGCGCCAGCCACCAGCGCGAAGCATCCGCCGGCGAAGAAGAGGCCGAGAAAGAACTTCACGCCCGTGGAAACCGGCTTGCCGCGCGCGGCAAAGGCCGCCCAGATGCGGGCGAAGATGGGGGCCAGCACCAGGATCATGAACGGGTTGAAAGAGGTGAACATGGCCGAGGGCATCTCGAAGCCCAGGACATGCCGGTCGATGGCCCGGTCCACCAGCAGCAGCACCGGTCCATCCTTCTGCTTGAACAGCGCCCAGAAGAAGCTGGCGAACAGGACATAGATGAGGATCGCCACCAGGTGCCGACGATATTCCGGCTCCGAGGTGAAGGCGCGATAGACCACATAGGCGTAGGTGAGGCCGCCGCCCACCAGCATCATCAGCTTGGCGCCATCCGGCTCGGCGAGCAGATAGGTGAGGATGGGAACGGCGACGAGCGCCCCGACGATGGTCGGCAGGATGAGGCGCGGACGCGGGCACTCCAGCGTCTTGGCAGAGTAATGGCGCGTGCCCAGGACAAACACCACGAGGCCAAACGCCATGCCCACCGCGGCAAGGCCAAAGCCCAGATGCCAATCCACCTGCTGGCCCACATAGCCGACGATCAATGTGGCCAGCAGCGACCCCACATTGATCCCCATGTAGAAGATGGTAAAGCCGCCATCCCGCCGGGGGTCGTCCTCGCCATAGAGTTGGCCCACCACCGCCGAGACCGAGGACTTGAAGAAGCCCGTGCCCACCACCACGAAGGCCATGCCTGCAAACATGCTGAGCGCGCCGAAGGGCAGCGCGAGCACGATGTGGCCGATCATGATGATGACGCCGCCGACGATCACCGCCGAGCGGAACCCCAGCACCCGATCCGCCAAGGCGCCGCCGGCAATAGGGGTCAAGAAGACGAAGGCGGCATAGGCCCCGTAGGTGAGGCTGGCCCGCGCATCGCTGAAGCCCAGCACCTTGCTCATATAGAGCACGATCAGGGCCTGCATGCCGTAGAAGCTGAAGCGCTCCCACATCTCGGCCAGGAACAGAAAGGTCAGGCCCTTGGGCTGGCGGACCTGCGCCTCTGCCCCGCTGGCGACGCCCATGACACTCATGATGCCCCTCAATCCCGCCCGTCTCGGGCGAGCAACCCGCGGGAGGCGTTACCGCCCCTCCGCTACCCCCGTGTCTTCCCCTGCCCGCGACGCCGCTGGGTCAAGCTGTCCACACTGTGTAGCTTCGGGTGCGGGCAGAGCCACTGTCAATCGGGATCGATCAACAGTTTCACCGAAAGCAGAAGGGCTTGGAGGGTGGAGAGACGGTCTTCAGGCGAGGGCGCTCAGGGTGACGCGTTCGCCCTCAATGGCGAAACTGACGGTGATGCCGCAGTCCCGCGCCAGCATGCCGGCATAGAAAGGCTGCACCGCATGGG
This genomic interval from Aquabacter sp. L1I39 contains the following:
- a CDS encoding NifX-associated nitrogen fixation protein; this translates as MTDAAVLEGVDADGAALATPFLKSLVRLMRAQDTYGSWEGRSDALLLKDFILTKEQRRQIPIMGDPDPDVLWRVEMFYTAVGLAIEAETGLIASPMMKMSHEGFGRVLLTAGKLVVLSKHLRDVHRFGFETLSKLAEAGSKALADAVDAINTYPEVARI
- a CDS encoding CCE_0567 family metalloprotein: MSDVDTLKAEIKKLSSKSVTWKMNLHDLSEDLPTNWQNILEVAQETYATFKALDEARKALKALESQAA
- the fdxB gene encoding ferredoxin III, nif-specific gives rise to the protein MAYTTRDGSAWTPDYLVAIDETTCIGCGRCYKVCSRDVMHLWGVGEENAMLGKVDEDDDDDFDGELVRKVMVVDNAGACIGCGACSRVCPKNCQTHVTADKIAA
- a CDS encoding nitrogen fixation protein NifQ, with amino-acid sequence MGLSRRTRSAPAIYGALMAAHEAGTVQDAGMGRHRPGSAATDTEAGFDAHVFASIIAIAAAEADARGDALAGHLGVGCADLERLFARYFSPHAFLSLGVPIGEAQAGEEEEMLSALLLDYARTMEARILAHMVARRAMEADHLWQDLGLGNRGELSRLLGRHFPVLAAGNVKNMKWKKYFYRRLCEAEGFVLCSAPSCRDCSDFEACFGDESGESRLAQRRRAAQLDLAIPAEALSGAPGAAA
- a CDS encoding peptide MFS transporter codes for the protein MSVMGVASGAEAQVRQPKGLTFLFLAEMWERFSFYGMQALIVLYMSKVLGFSDARASLTYGAYAAFVFLTPIAGGALADRVLGFRSAVIVGGVIIMIGHIVLALPFGALSMFAGMAFVVVGTGFFKSSVSAVVGQLYGEDDPRRDGGFTIFYMGINVGSLLATLIVGYVGQQVDWHLGFGLAAVGMAFGLVVFVLGTRHYSAKTLECPRPRLILPTIVGALVAVPILTYLLAEPDGAKLMMLVGGGLTYAYVVYRAFTSEPEYRRHLVAILIYVLFASFFWALFKQKDGPVLLLVDRAIDRHVLGFEMPSAMFTSFNPFMILVLAPIFARIWAAFAARGKPVSTGVKFFLGLFFAGGCFALVAGAAYSASSGQPASLLWVAGAIFLLTCGELSLSPVGLAMVSALSPPSLTGLMYGAWFLSTSFGAYAAGWIGTLATVPEGAAASIATYAAACADVYTKVALLGFGAAAVFLMLLPVMRRLQAHH